Part of the Tamandua tetradactyla isolate mTamTet1 chromosome X, mTamTet1.pri, whole genome shotgun sequence genome, CTATGATGAATTTATAGACGGTTTATGCTAAGAGTGGAACTTTTCCCACACCAAAAACATCTGTATTGTTTATCATATTAGTGATATGCGTGGGTTTTCTCTTCAGTGTGAATACGCTGGTGCTTAATGAGGGCAGACCTAATTCTGAAGTTTTCCCtacattcctaggtatttaaaacatttctctccCATAAAACTGCTCTTGTGATGGCCATAAGATTCTGAAGCTCTCATTTAtaaactcattcattcttttgtccCTTGGCAAATCTTGATGGGGTTTTACAACACTCCGTGCGTACTCCTTTGACTCTTCTTTTTCCGGGAGCATTTACTCTGGCCTGCACAGATACTATTTTGTCACGTGGTGCTTGTAATTCTAATGCTGGCACATCATTCCCGGTGACACTTCTGAGTTTTAACCCTGTTGGAATAAACAGAAGAATCAGTCATGCCTGTCCCAGTACAAGGAAACCACAGGGATTGTGAGAATAGCGAGACTAACGTCATAATTTATAGGAAAGACTGATATCTAATCCCATCCAGACAAGATGGCACAGACCCGATTCTCTCAGCACATCCCTGATAAGCACTACCGGAAACGCTGTAAAGAAGACAAACCACAACCAGAGGAGAAATCTTAAAACTGGTAAAGGAGGGTCAACTGGTTTGGAACCCCAGCACGGCAAGAGTAACGTGGCACCAACTAACATGAAGAAGACACTCCAGATCCAGTGTTTTCTGATACTTAGCAATGCCCGAGAACACCACCCCAGTATGATTTTGCTTGCGCGGTACAAAAGGGAATCATTGTGAAAACATCAACCAAGCCTGAAACCTTTGGACCAGCAGGCCAACCTGGAGGCCAGCCCACAGAAAAGGTCAGATGTACTCTCCTTCTACACTGGGTCTGAGACACCCAATGTAGGAGATTGTCCTGTAAACTCTCAGAACTAGTGAATGGATCCCAGAGACCTTGAGGCCTGAGATTCCCAACCCAGCACAGGGGACAAAGTCATGGCAAAGGCTCTAACAAGAGGCCCAGCCACAAACTGTGGCTCAACCcaggaagacttttttttcccttcaggtgTGAGTCTCCCCTTATCCACTGAGAGGTATCCGGGTGCCGGGACGGGGGAAAAAATCTTCCACCCCCAACCTTACACAGAACGTACAAGGACCAGAGGGAACAGCAGTAGAAATAGTGCAAACAAGAAGGCCAATATTAACACCACAGAGGCACTGAAACAATTAAACTGTCCTCTGCACCATGGCCCAAGGTCGTGGGAAGGAACTTGCATGCTCTGCTAAAACAGGGTGTCTGCAACTGTAAATTTACATCATACACGAATCCAAGAACGACATCACTTGGGTGAGCATAGTTATCCTGGCCAAATggaataaaactggaaatcaataacagaaaagcGAGGGCAAACGTCGCTATAAATTCGAAAAGGGAGAAATACACTTCCAGGTAATCTGTAATTCAAACAGGACATCACAATGACATTAAAAcatacagagaagagaaagaaaacaaaagtataatatatgaaaatatggagaaagtaCCTAGAGCCATGCTTAGAAAGAAATGTACTGCCTTAAATGTCCACATTAGAAAGGAGGGAGGCCCCACTGAACTACGTTCTTACAACAATAAACtagaacaagcaagcaaaaaaccTAACGGTAATAGAAGTAAGGAGATATCACAATATAAGTCAAAAACGAGAGGAAATGAATGAAACCAAAGACTTTCTTTTGGcagaacaaaatcaataaatcaataaactttgaaccaaaataaaaaaatagagagggtACAAATCAAAAgtaacatgaaaaaaatggaagatatcACTACAATTTCTattaagaaaagaataataagGGATTACTACAAACAAATTTATCCTCACATGTTTGATAAGTTAGACGAAATGGGCCAATTCCTCAGAAATTCCCAACTACGAGAATTCCACTAGTatgaaatagataacctcaacatcAGCGtacatattaaagaaatttaatttacaaTTGACAAGGTCCTGGAAAAGAAATCCCCATGCTCACATGGTGTCCTTGGCAAATTCTTCAAAGCCTTAAAGAATTAAATCCAATTTTATACAACTTTTATAAAACATAGAAGGGGAGACGATCTGATACATACAGGATTTCTATGCTGAACGTTACAATTCTAAGAAGTAAACAAAGATGACCTCAAAGGGAAAGGGGCATGGTTACCTAGAGAGGCGATGGTCTCACGGACTTCTCGCATGACACCAATGTAGAGAACCTTCTGAGCGGGGTTCAGTATCTTCCACTCTTCCCGGGTAAAATATATGGCCACATCTTCAAATGTCAACGATTTCTAAAGAAGAGAATGGACTTTAGTGCAGGACCTCCCTCTCCCATAACAGTCCCGTCACCTGTCTCTAGTATGTGAAAGGccagaaaactgaaggaagtatGCCAAGGATTTccaagacaaagagaaagcagaaaagaaggatCCAAAGGGATGCGTAAGCAGCCTGGGAGATCTTCATTCTCGTGATGACAATCCTAGCTGTCCAGGAGAGACCATGTGGAAGTAACAACGAACTTGCCTGAGAGCACCTGCTGAGCACAGGCAATTTCAAATGCTGATAAGGGAATGAACTGGAAAGTATTGCTCACCTGGGACTCAGGCAAGGTGCAATGCCATTCCATCTTCAACTGGTTGGTGCTCCTCTGTTCAGAAAGGGCCAGGATCAGTTCAGAAAGCCCTGCAGGAGATGCAAAAGAGCTTGAGGAAATTCCTCTCTTTTTTGTTCATGAACATCTTGAACTGATTTCTACAACAGAGAACATCCAGACTCTTTCAGTAAAGGTGGTACATCTTCACACGTGCGTGTGTAGTGCCCAGAAGTGTCCATCTCATTGGACATAAGAACCAAATATCTATCAACCCATAGAAAAGAGCCCCCGTTggctctttccctttttctcccgaaaataattaattaatgcaAATACAATATTTGTACCTATCATGACCTGAAACGTTCTGTGATTTGGGCAAGATTTAGAGGTGTCTGAAAAGGAAGAACTGCTGCCTACAGTGGAAAGTAGGAAATGCGGGacacttttccttttattgctttgtttCCAGGGGCACCCCGCTATTCCTATTCTATCTCTTGGGGTATTTCTGATCCCAATTCTTCATCTCACTTTTAAGGACAGGGTGTCTGCAAAACTTCCTGATAGGGCTTATCTTCTCCAATATACTAAGGAGCAGGTTATATGGTGTTAAGTTGTGTGGCTTGGGTATTTTGGAATCCTCACCAATCTCCTGTTGCTGGATTCCTGTACTCCCACCTTGGAGATGTCATAATTGACAACATGGCTGAGCACACACAAAACACCCACGACATTCAAGCTGAACCAAATACTCCCACCGCGCCAAGGAGCTGATCATTCTAAGGAAGCTCCTCACCTCTTTCTCCTGcaggttctgtttctttgtgagGATTTGGGTCCAGCTTTTCCCGCTCTAGTCTGTATATATTCCAAATTTCTTCGTCCTGTTGCACACCCACTGGTTGGAACTTTGCCTTATGCCTCTTGAACCCAGGGACCTCTGCTGCTACCCCCAAGGGCACTGCCTGCATCCCCAGCTCATGGACCGTACCCTAGAAACAATCCTCATCTTCATTACCACAAAGCCACATTTGGTTTTGGAATGGTGGTGGAGGGGAAACACATTACAGTCCACAGTTGGGAAATGTGAGGCACTAAAGGAAGTAACTAAAAAACAGAAGACACACCAAGCCACCATTTCCCCACAAAGGTCTATACTCACAAACTGCGGAAATTGGCATAAAGTGAAGCAAACTGTGGAGAACGCCAGACCTGCCACCTGCTGCCCCACCTCTGGGCCCTCAGCCACAGCTCAGCCCCCTAGCAGGCAGAAagcaattattttttctatggCCATGATCAACCCTGCCGGAAGTTTAGAAACATGTGAACTGACACTCATTGGCTATAAGAGGAGCAGTGAGTTCATGCAACTATTTATTTCTGTACTTCTTAGAACAACTTCCAAATGTCAGTGGGCACAACGGGTTTAAAGGAATGTCTGGTTCCTTGATGCCCACAGCAGCTTTAGAGCTATACGGATACTTTCCATGGTTTTGTATAAGCGTAGGCTGATGTCTCTGAGTCTGAAGTGACGTGCTGTGTCATGATACCATAAGCCAGGGTTAAGGAAATGTTTCTTCAGCTGCAGCGATAGATATTATTGATGCTTACCCCTTCCCGCACTCACCTCACTCCCGCCAACCCACGGGGTTACTCTTCCTCTACATGGAAACTCGAGTATCGCCCATAGGCACGCTGCAGGCAGGCAGCCTCCGAGTGTGTATCAGCCACACCCCCGGGTTCTATCTGCTCATAGGGTAGACTGAGGTTGCCTCAGGAGGTTAGAAGTGAGGCAGGTGCCTGGGTACCTGCTTGGGAAGACAGATCCACTGGCACTCAGGCCGGACGCCGCCCTGCAATGACGATGCCACCGTCCATGAATGATGATGCCACCCACTGAAAATAAATGATTGAGTCCGGCACAGCCCCCAGCGAAATTGTTTCAGGAAAGGATGTCTTTGGGTGTCATTTTGATCTGGTGTTCATAGAGTTCCCATCTCACTAGGAATTGGGAAGTCGCACCTCTCCTGACTTGTCGGGACATAACTAGGATTGTGGGTTCAAGTCCCACCTCAGTGCGGTCTGACTGTCTGCTGAACAGTATGGACCGCTCTATTACTTCAGTTGGCCATGGGATCTAGCCCTGCTGATCCTGAGTGTTGATTCCTGTGTGTTTCCAATCCCTTTTCCGAGAGGGTGTCCACATTGTTAAGAAACCGCTACGATAAACCGTTTTCCTAGATTGAGACCATCTGAAAGTACACCAAAATCTTGTAACCGGTAACTATGAGAACTATTAGCAGTGCTGAAAGTAAATGCCCACTAAAATACATTCTGGATAGCTGGTCAGTTTACAGATGAgtctttgaaagagaaaagaaggaatttttttgcaggtttttttttctgcaaacttACATGGCCTCGATATAAATTAGAGTCTGGGGGGAAATGTCCAATGGAAGGATCTCTAAATGATAACACCATTTTACGACTCGAATTATACtgcaaaagagaggaaaatggcATGAGATCTCCTATATCCAATCATTTGTGACATTATGTCAAagtcaaaattttcaaaaaacttctcaaattatggtacaaaaagaagatgaagaacaGGGACTTAAAATAGGGAAAGGTCAGGGCAAAACTTCTTGGATGTGTCCACATAAAAGAAAGAGGGGTTTCTAGATTCTTTCCCTGGTGAAGGTTTCTCTCTCCGAGGCATTTAGACTGTTCCTCAGCTCCCCAACTCCTTTCCCCGGGGAACAGAAGGAAGGTGAGGCGCCCTCGCCCCAAAGTGAATCCTCATCAGGTTCTTCTCCCAGCAAAGAAGGAATGGGCTCCCTACCGCACATCCAACAGGGTACAGATTTCCACCTAGGCGCCCCCCAACCCCAGGCAAGGCAATTTCTTCTCAGGCAGGTCCCCACCAGACTAGATGAACAGGAGCATCCAAGAGGATTCATTTTGACGCATaccccctttttttctctctatactGCAAAAATAGCATAACCTCACACTGTGATAACCTGAGTAAAATCGAAAATGTTTATTCCACAGTATTTGCAACCTATAAAACCACCTTGGCAGACATTGAAGcactttttttaaataagtatgaaactctccacattttctctagcacttgcatctttctgcttattatttattttgaatctgtagCGTTTGTTGAAATGTTTCCATATAGCATATATTGTATtcaaagtaaacaatccatgtTTCGCAATATCCTCACTTAGCAATACAATCATCATcaccctcaattttagacaatttccattGCTCCAAAGGGAAAAACAACAGATAGACACATCCACAGCAAACAGAAAATCCCCAACTCCCCTTAACTATGGTCTCCAACCCCCCCCCTCAATTTTTTACCCCAGTATTGTCGTGGGCCTAGTGATGTATTCCTGTAAATATAGATCATACCATGCAGAAAGTAGTTTTCCCCACATACCGTTCTATTACTGACTTTCTGGTCAAGTGTTGTGCTTTTGGAGTAGTTCATTCAATAACtcacttatatttgtagtgctaatcagtgaggGTACATGGCTccaacaaccccttccaatcatATTCTCATTCACTAGGGCACGATTActcataaacccactaatgaactactgtcacctctatccattcccatactttCAAATTCAAACTCATTTACTAGTCTGTACATTTTAGGTAACGGTTCCCCCTTAtgtagcttctgtctatctctaggtcccctatattttacattttaacactCCGCGTTGACCTTTTCCAGAggattcatattagtgagatcgtacagtatctatccatttctgtctggcttatttcgcctAGTACTAcgtcctcaaggatcatccatgtattcatatgcttcaggacttcatttcttcttactgctgcacaatattccatcatatgtacgtaccacatttgtttctccattctgtcttgatggacacatgggctgtttccatctcttgacaactgtgaataatatcGAGGCATTTGTAAGCATTCTTCCTACCCCGGAAGAAAACGTGGCTGGTAAATGAGAAAGCCAAAGTAGAAAGCGGGACTTTGCACGAATTACAACCCAACAGCGCGGTTCAGGCTCCAGGAGCAATACTACTCAGCTTCTGAGCTACATTGGAGCCCCAGTGAATACAGTGACTGAGCCAAATTAGACCAGTATAAAAGTTTCATAATGAGAGGGCTGCAGAGGCGGGGCCCGAACCaaaaaaaatggtaagaaaaatccaaaacataCTGCAGGGGCCAAAAGAGAACCCCCTCGTTTTATTTCAGAGAATTTTTGAGGCTGTTCAGCCAGATACTGACACAGACCCAGAACATCCCGATAACATGAGACTACTAAGTGTGACTTTCATCAACCAGAGGGCCCCAGACATCAGAAACAAAAGTGCAGAAAtcgggggcgggccacggtggctcagcaggtaagactgcttgcctgccatgcccgaggacccgggttcgattcccggtgcctgcccatgtaaaaaaaaaaaagaaagaaaagtgcagAAATCGGAAGCAGGGCTAGGAATGCCAATCTCACAGCTAATTGAGACCGTCTTCAAGGTTCTCAATTATAGTGATCAATTCCAGGAAACACAACTGAAGCAGCGATGGACCTACTAGGCTGGTTTCTAtaatgggaattcattaagtttcaagttcacggttctaaggctgtaataatgtccaaactggggcatgcagggaaagattccttgattcaGGAGAGGCCGATTCatgcagaacacctctgtcagctgggagggcacgtggctgGGATCTGCtcatcctttggcttttggtttcaaacagcttcctcagggatggtttcGTTCTGCATCGCCAAATGtctctttgttggctctgaactctttccaaaatgttgtccctttcaaaggactccggtaaacgaatcaagacccactctaAACGGGCAGACTTCCTATCTCTATCTAGTCAACCGGTCAGACCCACTATTGGGTGTGtcagtctccctggaaacaatctaatggAGTCCTATtctatgatattgaatcaggattaaggaaAGATGTccttcttgggtacataacagtttcaaaccagcacaggtacttTTCTCCTTTAGCCAAAACATCACCATTTCCCACCAGGTACCCCAGATATTTATCCTGGGTGAAAAAGACCTGGGGACTTTCTTATCGGGAAAGGAGCTGCTCACTTCGTCTTAATTTGAAAGCTAGGGCTGCTATCTCCAAAGCCTACAGCAGTAGTAGGAGTTTCTGGAGCCTCACATAACAAACCATTCTTACAGACCCTTGAATGCCAGATGGGAAATACATCTCTAAAACGCAGTTTTGTCTACATGCCTGAATGTCCTGGGCCTCTGCTTGGTTGAGACCTCTAGTCAAAGTAAATGCACAGGTGTTATACATCTTTTGTCAAATTTGTTCccatgattttcatatttttaatgccattgtaaatgatatttttattttatttcaatgtcttcccatttattGCTAACATACAgagatacaattattttaatataatgatcTTGTATCCTCCAACCTTGCTAAACTTATGTTGTTAGTTATAATTGTGGTTTTGAaggttccttaggattttctagaTAAACATTTCAACCAGGAGCATATAGGGTTTTCCTTCATCCTTTCCAGTTgggaactgtttcttttttttccctccttgtaATGGAAAAGATTAACGTCTAAAAAATACAGAATCTTCCGCTCATGGTATACCTCTATgtctacttaattttttatttgcttttatcagAATTTTGTAGATTTCTGCATTTAGTTCTTGCACATTTTCTTAGATTTACTATTGTGCTGTTTTAAATGATActgcttttgaaattttccaaCTTCTTGTGCGTTGTTCATATATAATAAGATATATTATAGTATATTTATCCTGTATCCTGTATAACTGTAAACTTAGGTCCTGATTCTATTAGCTTTTTGTAACATCTTTTAGGATTTTCGGTGTAGACAGTGAAGTCATCTATGAATACAGTCAGCTTTATTTCCGTTCCTTTACAAACTGtatgctttttcattctttttcttgttgaaccaCTGCCTGTGACATCCAGCATGATGGTGAATCACAGTGCTGAGAACACAGATCCTTGCCTTATGCCTAATCTAATGGGGAAAAAGTCAATACTTCTATTCCAAGCTTGCTGCGAGTTTTTATTAGTAATTGTTGTTGAATTATATGAAATAGTTTTTCTACATCTATTgagatgttttttcttccttaatctgTCGATCTAATGATttgcattcattgattttttttattaacggaaagaaaaaaaaaaggaattaacacaacatttagaaatcataccgttctacatatgcccTCAGTAATTctaaacatcatcacatagatgcatgatcatcgtttcttagtacatttgcatcggttgagacgaactagcaacacaacagaaaaagatataaaatgttaatataaagaaaagaaataaaagtagtaataatagtaaaaacaacaacaacaaacaaacaaacaaacaagcaaacaaaaacaaaaaaacccctatagctcagatgcagcttcattcagtgttttaacatgattactttacaattaggtattattgtgctgtctatttttgagtttttgtatctagtcctgttgcacagtctgtatcccttcagcttcaagtacccattgtcttaccctgtttctaactcctgctgaactctgttaccaatgacatatttcaagtttattctcgaatgtccgttcacatcagtgggaccatacagtatttgtcctttagtttttggctggattcattcagcataatattctctaggtccatccatgttattacatggttcataagtttatcttgtcctaaagctgcataatattccatcgtatgtatataccacagtttgtttagccattcttctgttgatggacattttggctgtttccatctctttgcaattgtaaataacgctgctataaacattggtgtgcaaatgtccgtttgtgtctttgcccttaagtcctttgagtagatacccagcaatggtattgctgggtcttatggcaattctatattcagctttttgaggaaccgccaaactgccttccacagtggttgcaccatttgacattcccacccacagtggataagtgtgcctctttctccgcatcctctctagcacttgtcattttctgttttgttgataatggccattctggtgggtgtgagatgatatctcattgtggttttgatttgcatttctctaatggccagggacattgagcatctcttcatgtgcctcttggccatccgtatttcttcttctggtaggtgtctgttcaagtctttttcccattttgtaattgggttggctgtctttttgttgttgagttgaacaatctctttataaattctggatactagacctttatctgatatgtcgtttccaaatattgtctcccattgtgtaggctgtctttctactttcttgatgaagttctttgatgcacaaaagtgtttaattttgaggagctcccatttatttatttctttcttcagtgctcttgctttaggtttaaggtccataaaaccgcctccagttgtaagattggtaagatatctccctacattttcctctaactgttttatggtcttagacctaatgtttagatctttgatccattttgagttaacttttgtatagggtgtgagagatgggtcttctttcattcttttgcatatggatatccagttctctaggtaccatttattgaagagactgctctgtcccaggtgagttggcttgactgccttatcaaagatcaaatgtccatagatgagagggtctatatctgagcactctattcgattccattggtcgatatatctatctttatgccaataccaagctattttgaccactgtggcttcataatatgacttaaagtcaggcattgcgagacctccagcttcgttttttttcctcaagatgtttttagcaattcggggcaacctgcccttccatataaatttgcttattggtttttctaattctgaaaaataagttgttgggattttgattggtattgcattgaatctgtagatgagtttaggtaggattgacatcttaattatatttagtcttccaatccatgaacacggtatgcccttccatctatttaggtcttctgtgatttcttttagcagttttttgtagttttctttatataggttttttgtctctttagttatgtttattcctatgtattttattcttttagttgcaattgtaaatgggattcgtttcttgatttccgcctcagcttgttcattactaatgtatagaaaagctacagatttttaactgttgatcttgtaacctgctactttgctgtactcatttattagctctagtaattttgttgtggatttttctgggttttctacgtatagtatcatatcgtctgcaaacagtgatagttttacttcttcctttccaattttgatgccttgtatttctttttcttgtctaattgctctggctagaacttccaacacaatgttgaataatagtggtgatagtggacatccttgtcttgttcctgatcttagggggaaagttttcagtttttccccattgaggatgat contains:
- the LOC143670555 gene encoding zinc finger protein 75D-like, with protein sequence MQAVPLGVAAEVPGFKRHKAKFQPVGVQQDEEIWNIYRLEREKLDPNPHKETEPAGERGLSELILALSEQRSTNQLKMEWHCTLPESQKSLTFEDVAIYFTREEWKILNPAQKVLYIGVMREVRETIASLGLKLRSVTGNDVPALELQAPRDKIVSVQARVNAPGKRRVKGVRTECCKTPSRFAKGQKNE